One segment of Streptomyces sp. XD-27 DNA contains the following:
- a CDS encoding helix-turn-helix transcriptional regulator, with translation MTRKKTPPVSLKIFGAQHRMLRERLNWTMKDLEKRIPYSESMIAMVERGERPPKPPYVVAVDAALGAMGLLIEAAKQIGERPEWAQEYADLQQEALALLVYCTHFLHGLLQTEEYARAVFRSQVPCLEDDEIERAVQRRMESQKLLHRSKPAPRLAFVLEEAVLLKRTGGRSVWEGQLRHLLKLAQLPHLHLQVMPNSRETNAGTDGPFVLLETPEHRTMGYVAGQRGSFFVSEPEDVSVLSHRYGTIRSQALDPEASAALIERILAGER, from the coding sequence GTGACCCGTAAGAAGACCCCACCCGTCAGCCTGAAGATCTTCGGGGCCCAGCACAGGATGCTGCGCGAGCGGCTGAACTGGACCATGAAGGACCTGGAGAAACGGATTCCGTACTCGGAATCGATGATCGCGATGGTGGAGCGCGGCGAGCGACCACCGAAGCCGCCGTATGTGGTGGCGGTGGATGCGGCGTTGGGTGCGATGGGGTTGCTCATCGAGGCCGCGAAGCAGATCGGGGAGCGGCCTGAGTGGGCGCAGGAGTACGCCGACCTCCAGCAGGAGGCGCTGGCGCTGCTCGTCTATTGCACGCACTTTCTGCACGGACTGTTGCAGACCGAGGAGTACGCGCGTGCCGTATTCCGGTCGCAGGTTCCCTGCCTGGAGGACGACGAGATCGAACGCGCCGTGCAGCGCCGGATGGAGAGCCAGAAGCTGCTGCACCGCAGCAAGCCCGCGCCGCGGCTGGCCTTCGTGCTGGAGGAGGCCGTGTTGCTGAAGCGGACAGGCGGCCGGTCGGTGTGGGAGGGGCAGTTGCGGCACCTGCTGAAACTCGCCCAACTGCCCCACCTTCACCTCCAGGTCATGCCGAACTCCCGCGAGACCAACGCGGGAACGGACGGGCCGTTCGTCCTGCTGGAGACCCCGGAGCACCGCACCATGGGCTACGTCGCGGGCCAGCGAGGCAGCTTCTTCGTCTCGGAGCCGGAGGACGTCAGCGTCCTCAGCCACCGGTATGGCACGATCCGATCGCAGGCCCTCGACCCCGAGGCGTCAGCGGCACTGATCGAACGCATTCTGGCGGGAGAGCGATGA
- a CDS encoding acyl-CoA carboxylase epsilon subunit, with product MSAEHPEPASAPGEGPIVEVTLPLHQGTLDVIQAWLERPKGTSLTVGELAYAIEQAVAEHARERRLSEIIAESRVVHGEPTAEEVAAFDAAFQRADEKWRASQEAGNKGNDEEWHAPLAS from the coding sequence ATGAGCGCCGAGCACCCGGAGCCCGCCAGCGCACCCGGCGAAGGCCCAATCGTCGAGGTGACACTCCCCTTGCACCAGGGCACTCTCGATGTGATCCAGGCATGGCTGGAACGCCCCAAGGGCACCAGCCTAACCGTCGGTGAACTGGCTTACGCCATTGAGCAAGCCGTGGCGGAGCACGCGCGCGAGCGTCGTCTCAGCGAGATCATCGCCGAGTCCAGAGTGGTACACGGGGAGCCCACGGCCGAGGAGGTCGCCGCGTTCGATGCGGCGTTCCAGCGAGCCGACGAGAAGTGGCGTGCCTCCCAGGAGGCCGGGAACAAGGGGAACGACGAAGAGTGGCACGCTCCGCTGGCAAGCTGA
- a CDS encoding DNA-binding protein, translated as MARSAGKLTEDALVLDSEGLSKLALNERTVATRVDLAKRRRMRVAVSGMTLIEVHHEKINRKRFDWTVSGLEIVYPTEKIIRHAMALLAATGLHGHKYAIDAVVAATVLSFSGRRMILTSDADDMEKLCGDVVEIVTT; from the coding sequence GTGGCACGCTCCGCTGGCAAGCTGACAGAGGACGCGCTCGTCCTGGACAGCGAAGGGCTGTCGAAGCTTGCCCTAAATGAACGCACCGTCGCCACACGAGTCGATCTTGCGAAGCGTCGCCGCATGCGCGTGGCTGTCAGCGGGATGACCTTGATCGAGGTCCACCACGAGAAGATCAACAGGAAGAGGTTCGACTGGACGGTCTCGGGCCTTGAGATCGTCTACCCGACGGAGAAGATCATCCGCCACGCCATGGCGCTGCTCGCGGCCACGGGGTTACATGGCCACAAGTACGCGATTGACGCTGTGGTAGCGGCGACAGTCCTGAGCTTCTCGGGCCGCCGCATGATCCTTACGTCAGACGCGGACGACATGGAGAAGCTCTGCGGCGATGTCGTCGAAATCGTCACCACCTGA
- the deoC gene encoding deoxyribose-phosphate aldolase, with translation MPTTVPAYGKDAAERLSSMADVTASDATLRRFLHGLPGVDAVGLQARAATLGTRSIKTTAKAYAIDLAITMIDLTTLEGADTPGKVRALCAKGVHPDPTDRTVPKVAAICVYPDMVATAKEALAGSGVHVASVATAFPAGRAALPVKLADTRDAVAAGADEIDMVIDRGAFLSGRYMSVFEEIKAVKEACRRPDGSAAHLKVIFETGELQTYDNVRRVSWLSMLAGADFIKTSTGKVAVNATPPVTLLMLEAVRDFHALTGVQVGVKPAGGIRTTKDAIKYLVMVNETAGDLWMTPDWFRFGASSLLNDLLMQRQKLSTGRYSGPDYVTVD, from the coding sequence ATGCCCACCACAGTTCCCGCATACGGCAAAGACGCCGCGGAGCGACTGTCGTCGATGGCGGACGTGACCGCCTCCGACGCCACGCTGCGCCGCTTCCTGCACGGCCTGCCTGGCGTCGACGCGGTCGGCCTCCAGGCCCGGGCCGCGACTCTCGGCACCCGCTCGATCAAGACCACGGCGAAGGCGTACGCCATCGACCTCGCCATCACCATGATCGACCTGACGACCCTGGAAGGCGCGGACACCCCCGGCAAGGTCCGGGCGCTGTGCGCCAAGGGCGTCCATCCCGACCCCACCGACCGCACGGTCCCCAAGGTGGCCGCGATCTGCGTCTACCCCGACATGGTGGCCACCGCCAAGGAGGCCCTCGCCGGGTCCGGTGTCCATGTGGCCTCCGTCGCGACCGCCTTCCCGGCGGGGCGCGCCGCGCTGCCGGTCAAGCTGGCCGACACGCGTGACGCCGTCGCGGCGGGCGCCGACGAGATCGACATGGTGATCGACCGGGGGGCCTTCCTCTCCGGGCGGTACATGTCCGTCTTCGAGGAGATCAAGGCCGTGAAGGAGGCGTGCCGCCGCCCGGACGGGTCGGCCGCGCACCTGAAGGTGATCTTCGAGACCGGCGAGCTCCAGACCTACGACAACGTCCGCCGCGTCTCGTGGCTGTCGATGCTCGCGGGCGCCGACTTCATCAAGACCTCGACCGGCAAGGTGGCCGTCAACGCCACCCCGCCCGTCACCCTGCTGATGCTGGAGGCCGTGCGCGACTTCCACGCCTTGACCGGGGTGCAGGTCGGCGTGAAGCCCGCGGGCGGTATCCGTACCACCAAGGACGCCATCAAGTACCTGGTGATGGTCAACGAGACCGCCGGGGACCTCTGGATGACCCCGGACTGGTTCCGCTTCGGCGCCTCCAGCCTCCTCAACGACCTGCTCATGCAGCGCCAGAAGCTGAGCACCGGCCGCTACTCCGGTCCCGACTACGTGACGGTGGACTGA
- a CDS encoding aldehyde dehydrogenase family protein — translation MNAFSYAPAPESREVVDIAPAYGLFIDGEFAEAADGKVFKTVSPASEEVLSQVAQGSAEDVDRAVKAARKAFEKWSALPGSERAKYLFRIARIIQERSRELAVLESLDNGKPIRESRDFDLPTVAAHFFYYAGWADKLEHAGYGADPKPLGVAGQVIPWNFPLLMLAWKVAPALACGNTVVLKPAETTPLSALFFADICRQAGLPKGVVNIVTGDGATGAELVAHPGIDKVAFTGSTEVGKAIARTVAGTHKKLTLELGGKAANIVFDDAPIDQAVEGIVSGIFFNQGHVCCAGSRLLVQESVADELMEALKRRMSTLRIGDPLDKNTDIGAINSAEQLARIRSLAEAGEAEGAERWAPACELPDTGYWFAPTLFTGVTQAHRIAREEIFGPVLSVLTFRTPAEAVEKANNTPYGLSAGIWTEKGSRILWMADQLRAGVVWANTFNKFDPASPFGGYKESGFGREGGRHGLEAYLNV, via the coding sequence ATGAACGCATTCAGTTACGCACCGGCGCCCGAGTCGCGCGAGGTCGTCGACATCGCTCCGGCGTACGGGCTCTTCATCGACGGCGAGTTCGCCGAGGCGGCCGACGGCAAGGTCTTCAAGACCGTCTCCCCCGCCTCCGAGGAGGTGCTGTCGCAGGTCGCACAGGGCAGCGCCGAGGACGTGGACCGCGCGGTCAAGGCCGCCCGCAAGGCCTTCGAGAAGTGGTCCGCGCTGCCGGGCTCCGAGCGGGCCAAGTACCTGTTCCGGATCGCCCGGATCATCCAGGAGCGCTCGCGCGAGCTGGCGGTGCTGGAGTCGCTGGACAACGGCAAGCCGATCCGCGAGTCGCGCGACTTCGACCTGCCGACCGTCGCCGCGCACTTCTTCTACTACGCGGGCTGGGCCGACAAGCTGGAGCACGCGGGCTACGGGGCCGACCCGAAGCCGCTGGGCGTGGCCGGGCAGGTCATCCCGTGGAACTTCCCGCTGCTGATGCTGGCGTGGAAGGTCGCCCCGGCGCTGGCCTGCGGTAATACGGTCGTGCTGAAGCCTGCCGAGACCACGCCGCTCTCCGCGCTGTTCTTCGCCGACATCTGCCGCCAGGCCGGGCTGCCCAAGGGCGTCGTCAACATCGTCACCGGCGACGGTGCGACCGGCGCCGAGCTGGTCGCGCACCCGGGCATCGACAAGGTCGCCTTCACCGGCTCCACCGAGGTCGGCAAGGCCATCGCGCGGACCGTCGCGGGCACGCACAAGAAGCTCACCCTCGAACTGGGCGGCAAGGCCGCGAACATCGTCTTCGACGACGCCCCCATCGACCAGGCCGTCGAGGGCATCGTCAGCGGCATCTTCTTCAACCAGGGCCACGTCTGCTGCGCGGGCTCCCGGCTGCTGGTGCAGGAGTCGGTCGCCGACGAGCTGATGGAGGCGCTCAAGCGGCGGATGTCGACGCTCCGTATCGGTGACCCCCTGGACAAGAACACGGACATCGGGGCGATCAATTCCGCGGAGCAGCTGGCGCGGATCCGGTCGCTGGCCGAGGCGGGCGAGGCGGAGGGCGCCGAGCGCTGGGCCCCGGCCTGCGAACTGCCGGACACCGGGTACTGGTTCGCGCCGACGCTGTTCACCGGCGTCACCCAGGCGCACCGCATCGCACGCGAGGAGATCTTCGGCCCGGTGCTGTCGGTGCTGACCTTCCGTACCCCGGCCGAGGCCGTGGAGAAGGCCAACAACACGCCGTACGGCCTGTCGGCGGGCATCTGGACGGAGAAGGGCTCGCGCATCCTGTGGATGGCGGACCAGCTCCGGGCCGGTGTGGTGTGGGCCAACACGTTCAACAAGTTCGACCCGGCCTCGCCGTTCGGCGGCTACAAGGAGTCGGGCTTCGGCCGCGAGGGCGGCCGTCACGGTCTGGAGGCCTACCTCAATGTCTGA
- a CDS encoding aldehyde dehydrogenase family protein produces the protein MSERLNVLKTYKLFVGGKFPRSESGRVYAVTDSKDRWLANAPLSSRKDARDAVVAARKAFGGWSAATAYNRGQILYRVAEMLEGRREQFTAEVADAEGLSKSKAAAQVDAAIDRWVWYAGWSDKVAQIAGSANPVAGPYFNLSTPEPTGVVAVLAPQESSFLGLVSVLAPVIVTGNTAVVVTSEKSPLPALSLGEVLATSDVPGGVVNILSGRTAELSGPLAAHQDVNAIDLAGAYGELHGELATALETAAADNLKRVLRPQAVDWSAAPGTDRMLAFLETKTVWHPIGI, from the coding sequence ATGTCTGAGCGGCTGAACGTTCTCAAGACCTACAAGCTGTTCGTCGGGGGCAAGTTCCCCCGGTCCGAGAGCGGGCGGGTGTACGCGGTGACCGACTCCAAGGACAGGTGGCTGGCGAACGCCCCGCTGTCGTCGCGCAAGGACGCCCGGGACGCGGTCGTCGCGGCCCGCAAGGCGTTCGGCGGCTGGTCGGCCGCCACCGCCTACAACCGCGGCCAGATCCTCTACCGCGTCGCGGAGATGCTGGAGGGCCGCCGCGAGCAGTTCACCGCGGAGGTCGCGGACGCCGAGGGGCTGTCGAAGTCGAAGGCGGCCGCGCAGGTCGACGCGGCCATCGACCGCTGGGTCTGGTACGCGGGCTGGTCCGACAAGGTCGCCCAGATCGCGGGCTCCGCGAACCCGGTGGCCGGGCCGTACTTCAACCTCTCCACGCCCGAGCCGACCGGCGTGGTGGCGGTCCTGGCCCCGCAGGAGTCCTCCTTCCTCGGCCTGGTCTCCGTCCTGGCCCCGGTGATCGTCACCGGCAACACGGCCGTCGTGGTGACCAGCGAGAAGTCCCCGCTGCCCGCCCTCTCCCTGGGTGAGGTGCTCGCGACCTCCGACGTGCCCGGCGGCGTGGTCAACATCCTGTCCGGCCGGACCGCGGAGCTGTCGGGGCCGCTGGCCGCGCACCAGGACGTCAACGCGATCGACCTGGCCGGCGCGTACGGGGAGCTGCACGGCGAGCTGGCCACGGCGCTGGAGACGGCGGCCGCGGACAACCTCAAGCGCGTGCTCCGTCCACAGGCTGTGGACTGGTCGGCGGCCCCGGGCACCGACCGGATGCTGGCCTTCCTGGAGACCAAGACGGTCTGGCACCCGATCGGGATCTGA
- a CDS encoding ATP-binding protein, which yields MTSHPVPARVILLSGPSGSGKSSLAARTGLPVLNLDDFYKDGDDPTLPQLPGGGGADWDSPLSWDADGALAAISELCSTARAKVPVYSIAANGRVGEDFLDIGRTPLFIAEGIFAADIIEACRELGVLADALCLCGRPSTTFRRRLLRDLREGRKSVPYLLRRGWRLLRAERGVVARQTALGAYACGKAEAMGRIASAAAGQRREPVRG from the coding sequence GTGACCTCCCATCCCGTTCCCGCCCGCGTCATCCTGCTGTCCGGTCCGTCCGGCTCCGGCAAGTCGTCGCTCGCCGCCCGTACGGGGCTGCCCGTCCTGAACCTCGACGACTTCTACAAGGACGGCGACGACCCCACGCTGCCGCAGCTGCCGGGCGGCGGGGGCGCCGACTGGGACTCGCCGCTTTCGTGGGACGCGGACGGCGCGCTGGCGGCCATCTCGGAGCTGTGCAGCACGGCACGGGCGAAGGTGCCGGTCTACTCCATCGCCGCCAACGGGCGGGTCGGCGAGGACTTCCTCGACATCGGCCGCACCCCGCTGTTCATCGCGGAGGGCATCTTCGCCGCGGACATCATCGAGGCGTGCCGGGAACTGGGCGTGCTGGCCGACGCGCTGTGCCTGTGCGGTCGGCCGTCCACCACGTTCCGGCGAAGGCTCCTGCGCGACCTGCGGGAGGGCCGCAAGTCGGTGCCGTATCTGCTGCGCCGCGGCTGGCGGCTGCTGCGCGCCGAACGCGGCGTGGTGGCCCGGCAGACGGCGCTCGGCGCCTACGCGTGCGGCAAGGCGGAGGCGATGGGGCGGATCGCGTCGGCGGCCGCGGGGCAGCGCCGCGAGCCGGTCCGCGGCTGA
- a CDS encoding SigE family RNA polymerase sigma factor, with translation MSTLHSTKTSAVIRTRRHDAGRSTEKSGVVSGRGCARGTGRQRPPYMVAIDGSLAGAKGGNGGSSYGEVSGERHAATCTGDAEAAFTAYVQERRASLYATAYHLTGDRFEAEDLLQSALFSTYRAWHRISDKAAVGGYLRRTMTNLHISAWRRRKLNEYPTEELPETVGDQDAMRGTELRAVLWQALARLPETQRTMLVLRYYEGRTDPEIADILNISVGTVKSSIWRSLRRLREDDVLSFGRDEEESFGELVA, from the coding sequence ATGAGCACACTGCACAGCACGAAAACCAGCGCAGTCATTCGCACGCGCCGCCACGACGCCGGTCGGAGCACGGAGAAGTCCGGTGTCGTGAGCGGGCGGGGGTGCGCTCGCGGCACCGGACGTCAGCGGCCGCCGTACATGGTGGCCATTGACGGGAGCCTGGCGGGGGCCAAGGGGGGCAACGGGGGAAGCTCGTACGGGGAGGTATCGGGGGAGCGGCACGCCGCGACGTGCACGGGGGACGCCGAAGCGGCGTTCACCGCGTACGTCCAGGAGCGCCGCGCCTCCCTGTACGCCACCGCCTACCACCTGACCGGTGACCGGTTCGAGGCCGAGGACCTGCTGCAGAGCGCGCTGTTCTCGACGTACCGGGCCTGGCACCGGATCAGCGACAAGGCGGCGGTCGGCGGCTACCTGCGGCGCACGATGACCAACCTGCACATCAGTGCCTGGCGTCGGCGCAAGCTCAACGAGTACCCGACCGAGGAACTGCCGGAGACCGTCGGGGACCAGGACGCGATGCGCGGCACCGAGCTGCGCGCCGTGCTCTGGCAGGCCCTGGCCCGGCTGCCCGAGACGCAGCGCACGATGCTCGTCCTGCGCTACTACGAGGGCCGGACAGACCCGGAGATCGCGGACATTCTCAACATCAGTGTCGGAACGGTCAAAAGCAGCATCTGGCGCTCGCTGCGCCGGCTGCGCGAGGACGACGTCCTCAGCTTCGGCCGGGACGAGGAAGAGTCCTTCGGCGAACTGGTCGCCTGA
- the afsQ1 gene encoding two-component system response regulator AfsQ1, with protein sequence MPFLLLIEDDDAIRTALELSLTRQGHRVATAATGEDGLQLLREQRPDLIVLDVMLPGIDGFEVCRRIRRTDQLPIILLTARSDDIDVVVGLESGADDYVVKPVQGRVLDARIRAVLRRGEREANDSAAFGSLVIDRSAMTVTKNGEDLQLTPTELRLLLELSRRPGQALSRQQLLRLVWEHDYLGDSRLVDACVQRLRAKVEDVPSSPTLIRTVRGVGYRLDTPQ encoded by the coding sequence GTGCCTTTCCTGTTGCTGATCGAGGACGACGACGCCATCCGCACGGCCCTCGAGCTCTCCCTGACCCGCCAGGGCCACCGTGTGGCCACGGCGGCGACGGGCGAGGATGGTCTGCAGCTGCTGCGCGAACAGCGGCCGGACCTGATCGTGCTGGATGTGATGCTGCCCGGCATCGACGGCTTCGAGGTGTGCCGCCGCATCCGGCGCACCGACCAGCTGCCGATCATCCTGCTCACCGCGCGCAGCGACGACATCGACGTCGTGGTGGGCCTGGAGTCGGGCGCCGACGACTATGTGGTCAAGCCGGTGCAGGGCCGGGTGCTGGACGCCCGGATCCGCGCCGTGCTGCGCCGCGGCGAGCGGGAGGCCAACGACTCCGCGGCGTTCGGCAGCCTGGTGATCGACCGCTCCGCGATGACCGTCACCAAGAACGGGGAGGACCTCCAGCTCACGCCGACCGAGCTGCGACTCCTCCTGGAGCTCAGCCGCCGCCCCGGGCAGGCCCTGTCCCGGCAGCAGCTGTTGCGGCTGGTGTGGGAGCACGACTATCTGGGCGACTCCCGGCTGGTGGACGCCTGCGTCCAGCGGCTGCGCGCCAAGGTGGAGGACGTGCCGTCCTCGCCGACACTGATCCGTACGGTGCGCGGCGTCGGCTACCGGCTGGACACCCCGCAATGA
- a CDS encoding HAMP domain-containing sensor histidine kinase: MLVFALVALVAAVSASGIAYWLNRDAVLTRTQDAALDEFHKSLKDTTGALPRVPSCPDLQGAAHRMADNTQKYHVLLLSPTQGPGTCPAASAPELFTLDVVPKTLRTAVNEKRAVDGANSAPYHLYWQRITKDDTPYLVAGAKVIGGGPTAYMLKSLEPERQDLNSLAWSLGIATALALIGSALLAQAAAATVLRPVHRLAEAAQRWGDGKLETRLEVSGSDELANLSRIFNRTAERLEKRVEELSAREASSRRFVADMSHELRTPLTAITAVTEVLEEEADALDPMIAPAVQLVVSETRRLNDLVENLMEVTRFDAGTARLVLDDVDVADQVTACIDARAWLDAVELDAERGIMARLDPRRLDVILANLIGNALKHGGSPVRVSVRTGEDELLIKVRDHGPGIPEDVLPHVFDRFYKASASRPRSEGSGLGLSIALENAHIHGGEITAANSPDGGAVFTLRLPRGSSPAVGNGDTDPGDAGDDDGKEDPR, from the coding sequence ATGCTCGTCTTCGCGCTGGTGGCGCTGGTCGCCGCGGTGTCCGCCTCCGGCATCGCGTACTGGCTCAACCGCGACGCCGTGCTGACCCGTACCCAGGACGCGGCGCTGGACGAGTTCCACAAGTCGCTGAAGGACACCACCGGGGCGCTGCCGCGGGTGCCCTCGTGCCCGGACCTCCAGGGCGCCGCGCACCGCATGGCCGACAACACGCAGAAGTACCACGTCCTGCTGCTCTCCCCGACGCAGGGGCCCGGGACCTGCCCGGCGGCCTCCGCCCCGGAGCTGTTCACGCTGGACGTGGTGCCCAAGACGCTGCGGACCGCGGTGAACGAGAAGCGCGCGGTCGACGGCGCCAACAGCGCCCCGTACCACCTGTACTGGCAGCGGATCACCAAGGACGACACGCCGTACCTGGTGGCCGGCGCCAAGGTGATCGGCGGCGGCCCGACCGCGTACATGCTCAAGTCGCTGGAGCCCGAACGGCAGGACCTGAACTCGCTGGCCTGGTCGCTGGGGATCGCCACCGCGCTGGCGCTGATCGGCTCCGCGCTGCTGGCGCAGGCAGCCGCGGCCACGGTGCTGCGGCCGGTGCACCGGCTGGCCGAGGCCGCCCAGCGGTGGGGCGACGGCAAGCTGGAGACCCGGCTGGAGGTCTCCGGCTCCGACGAGCTGGCCAATCTGTCCCGGATATTCAACCGGACCGCGGAGCGGCTGGAGAAGCGGGTCGAGGAGCTGAGCGCGCGGGAGGCGTCCAGCCGCCGCTTCGTCGCCGACATGTCGCACGAGCTGCGCACCCCGCTGACCGCCATCACCGCCGTCACGGAGGTGCTGGAGGAGGAGGCCGACGCGCTCGACCCGATGATCGCCCCCGCGGTGCAGCTGGTGGTCAGCGAGACCCGGCGGCTGAACGACCTGGTGGAGAACCTGATGGAGGTGACCCGCTTCGACGCGGGCACCGCCCGGCTGGTGCTGGACGACGTCGACGTGGCGGACCAGGTCACGGCCTGCATCGACGCGCGGGCCTGGCTGGACGCGGTGGAACTGGACGCCGAACGCGGGATCATGGCCCGGCTGGACCCGCGGCGGCTGGACGTCATCCTCGCCAACCTCATCGGGAACGCGCTCAAGCACGGCGGCTCGCCGGTACGGGTCTCGGTGCGCACCGGGGAGGACGAGCTGCTGATCAAGGTGCGGGACCACGGCCCCGGCATCCCGGAGGACGTGCTGCCGCACGTCTTCGACCGCTTCTACAAGGCGAGCGCGTCCCGGCCCCGCTCGGAGGGCAGCGGGCTCGGGCTGTCGATCGCCCTGGAGAACGCGCACATCCACGGCGGTGAGATCACGGCCGCGAACTCGCCCGACGGCGGCGCGGTCTTCACCCTGCGGCTGCCGCGCGGCTCCTCACCGGCCGTCGGCAACGGGGACACCGACCCCGGGGACGCGGGCGACGACGACGGCAAGGAGGACCCGCGATGA
- a CDS encoding adenosine deaminase — MTSENIELPTERPTPEQIRRAPKVLLHDHLDGGLRPGTIVDLARAVGYDALPETDPEKLGVWFREAADSGSLERYLETFSHTCAVMQTREALVRVAAECAEDLAADGVVYAEVRYAPEQHLEAGLTLEQVVEAVNEGFREGERRAKANGHRIRVGALLTAMRHAARALEIAELANRYRDLGVVGFDIAGAEAGFPPTRHLDAFEYLKRENNHFTIHAGEAFGLPSIWQALQWCGADRLGHGVRIIDDIEVAEDGTVRLGRLANYVRDKRIPLEMCPTSNLQTGAATSYAEHPIGLLRRLHFRITVNTDNRLMSGTSMSQEFEHLVSTFAYTLDDMQWFTVNAMKSAFIPFGERLAMINDVIKPGYAELKSEWLFRQTAAASPMTSGSAPEQG; from the coding sequence ATGACGAGCGAGAACATCGAACTCCCCACGGAACGCCCCACCCCGGAACAGATCCGCCGCGCCCCCAAGGTGCTGCTCCACGACCACCTCGACGGCGGGCTCCGCCCCGGCACGATCGTCGACCTGGCTCGCGCGGTCGGCTACGACGCCCTGCCGGAGACCGACCCGGAGAAGCTCGGCGTCTGGTTCCGCGAGGCCGCCGACTCCGGATCGCTGGAGCGCTACCTCGAGACCTTCTCGCACACCTGCGCCGTCATGCAGACCCGTGAAGCCCTGGTGCGGGTCGCCGCCGAGTGTGCCGAGGACCTCGCCGCGGACGGGGTCGTCTACGCCGAGGTGCGATACGCCCCCGAGCAGCACCTGGAGGCCGGCCTGACCCTGGAGCAGGTGGTCGAGGCGGTCAACGAGGGCTTCCGCGAGGGCGAGCGGCGGGCCAAGGCGAACGGCCACCGCATCCGGGTGGGCGCGCTGCTCACCGCCATGCGGCACGCCGCCCGCGCCCTGGAGATCGCCGAACTGGCCAACCGCTACCGCGACCTGGGCGTCGTCGGCTTCGACATCGCGGGCGCCGAGGCGGGCTTCCCACCCACCCGCCACCTGGACGCGTTCGAGTACCTCAAGCGGGAGAACAACCACTTCACCATCCACGCGGGCGAGGCGTTCGGCCTGCCGTCCATCTGGCAGGCGCTCCAGTGGTGCGGCGCCGACCGGCTCGGCCACGGCGTCCGCATCATCGACGACATCGAGGTCGCCGAGGACGGCACGGTCCGGCTGGGCCGGCTGGCGAACTACGTCCGCGACAAGCGCATCCCGCTGGAGATGTGCCCCACCTCCAACCTCCAGACGGGCGCGGCCACTTCGTACGCCGAACACCCCATCGGCCTGCTGCGCCGGCTGCACTTCCGGATCACGGTGAATACCGACAACCGGCTGATGAGCGGCACGAGCATGAGCCAGGAATTCGAGCACCTGGTCTCGACGTTCGCCTACACGCTCGACGACATGCAGTGGTTCACCGTCAATGCGATGAAATCCGCATTCATTCCATTCGGCGAACGTCTGGCCATGATCAATGACGTCATCAAGCCCGGATATGCCGAGCTGAAGTCCGAATGGCTGTTCCGGCAGACGGCCGCGGCATCCCCGATGACCAGCGGATCTGCCCCTGAGCAGGGCTGA
- a CDS encoding S9 family peptidase: MGQQTLPEREARLGRPMGAAAGGRTTHGVVLVLPGGAAEGTRRGSWLAAMSARPLARELVRAGAADGLTAHVVRYRYQGWNGSAAHPVVDAGWAADEVVRRYGDIPVCLAGRGIGARAALRAAGHPAVASVLALAPWIPEREAVLDPDPVKQLVGRQVLIVHGTDDERTTPDLSYRFAERAKKANRDVCRFEVHTEDHSFGARMREVLALSTDFALGSLFGHGFSRPLTDALAAPPPLGLRMPLAAGFGRTNR; this comes from the coding sequence ATGGGTCAGCAAACGTTGCCGGAACGGGAAGCCCGACTGGGACGTCCGATGGGCGCGGCGGCCGGTGGCCGCACCACGCACGGCGTGGTGCTGGTGCTGCCGGGCGGGGCCGCCGAGGGGACCCGGCGGGGCTCCTGGCTGGCCGCGATGAGCGCGCGCCCGCTGGCGCGCGAGCTCGTCAGGGCGGGCGCCGCCGACGGGCTGACCGCCCATGTCGTCCGCTACCGCTACCAGGGCTGGAACGGTTCGGCGGCGCACCCGGTGGTGGACGCGGGCTGGGCGGCCGACGAGGTCGTACGGCGCTACGGCGACATTCCGGTGTGCCTGGCGGGCCGCGGCATCGGCGCCCGCGCCGCGCTGCGCGCCGCGGGACACCCGGCCGTCGCCTCCGTGTTGGCGCTGGCGCCGTGGATCCCCGAGCGGGAGGCGGTCCTGGACCCCGACCCGGTCAAGCAGCTGGTCGGCCGGCAGGTGCTCATCGTGCACGGCACGGACGACGAACGGACCACCCCCGACCTGTCCTACCGGTTCGCGGAGCGGGCGAAGAAGGCCAACCGGGACGTGTGTCGGTTCGAGGTGCACACCGAGGACCACTCCTTCGGGGCGCGGATGCGGGAAGTGCTGGCCCTGTCCACCGACTTCGCCCTCGGCTCCCTCTTCGGGCACGGCTTCTCGCGCCCGCTCACCGACGCGCTGGCGGCGCCGCCGCCGCTGGGCCTGCGGATGCCCCTGGCGGCGGGCTTCGGCCGTACGAACCGCTGA